The window TAATGAGTCGTTTATAAATATCTTCCTATCTTAACCCACTAAGACATCTTTTACTAAGGACAAAATTATAACGATCGACTAAATTCTTAAACAGACAATCCAATGAGTCTTACTTTTTGTTTAATTCTTACTAGCTAGTTTCTAAGTGTCTTATGAATCTCGACCGATAGTAGAGATTATCACGGGGGTGTTACTAACACATTAGTAATCCTCCTAAACATGAATATTAACAAGTAACACGTGCAATCAAACGTGTTTTCTTTTATCATCTGTTAAGGTGGTTGGTAAAGATAAATATGAATGATATATAGATACCAATGCTAATTACAAATGTGGATACATTAAATAGAACATAGCATTATAACAACGCCCGGGGGATCAATGACTGCAAAAATTATAGTATTTTGTAACTAATAAAGGTGATTTACAGCATTCCCTGGCACCTACATACACGAGTCATGTACATATGTAACATATCCCCCCCTCAAGTTCTCCCTCCTCCAACCCAAATTATCCTTTTGGGTCTCATTTTATCTAACTAGCCTATTTAAATAAGGTGCAAGTTAGACTGTACTCTtctaattaaaagaataaagataataaataactCATACTAAATTCTTCAGCTGCATCAAAATTTGCCCACATTAACACACTAGTTCCTCTGAAAGCTCCTCCACTAGAAAGCAAAAGATAGCAAGTTCAAGTTCCACAGCTAGCTCACTTGTGTGCTCAGCATTTTTCTTCCACCTGCATTGCTCTCTAGAGAAGTCCTCTTCTATCATCATATCAATAGTGTTGGACTCCACTTCTTTCCACAATTCTAGCCTCCTAAGAACCCTTCTTATCACCATGTCTGAAGAATTATTAACTTCCCTCTCTTCCTCCTTGATGAGATCATAGACCAGCCTCTTGAGGTCTTCTGGAGTTTGCTGTTGTGTGTCTTCAACACTTGAATGGCAGAGGATTTCAAACATTAATTCTCCTCTCAGAGCATTTTCTTTGCATGCTGTTTCGCTGTCGCCGTCTTCACAATCATCGTCCTCTTCAGTAAATGTTTTGTACTCGCGGTCTTGATCCAGCATTCTCTTCTCAAGTTCTACCGGATCTAACTCGGCAAGTTTCTCGAATCTACGAAGTCTGTTTAGTAGATGCTGCTTAGTTCCTGAAAATTTAACacgaaggaaaagaaaataaatataagcatCTTCGTTcagttatttttgtaaaattgctTAGACATTCATTGCAGACAGATCAGATTTCAGCAAATTCTTTCTTGTGCAGAACTCAGCATGGATAACATCAATAAGTACATGATGCATAGAAGTTTTAGCAGCTATTTGAAGCATAGGAGATTTACTAGGCCTAAATTTGGTTTGGAAGCACTAAtactaaataaacaaaaaccttTCATGACATTTTTACACATTAGATAAAATGCTGGATGATATGAAAGgggaaaagttgaaaaaaaaaaaaagagaaagaacaaaGGAGACACTTTtttaaagtgtaaaaaaaagtgATGCCATGAGTGTCACATGGTTTGCACCACCTTCACCAAATTAAACATGATTAAACTTGAAAATGTTAGAATGTTCAAACCTTATGCAGCACATTGAATGGAAGTATCAAAATTAAGACAGACTCCTGACAAAAAATTTGTGGGTCATGTTGAAATTTATAGCTCTGAACAAAGAGTAGTCCAATTTCACATTCAATGCGAAATGCATGTTGGATGATGAGCTATTGCAATCTTCCAATGGAACCCACCAAAGATAGGTGGCATTAGCACAAAACATCTCAGCAATATAGCCCCCTTATGGTATTTTGTAACAGACAATCAACTTTGAAGAAGCGTGTACGATGGCATGTTGATGGAAGATGACCACACAACATAAAAtgctacaaaataaaataaactatttttaaactatGACATACTTTGTACATTGGCATAGCTACAGTCCAAATCAAAACCATCCCCTTCATGGTCATCATCATGCCCATCATCATCGTCATCGAAGGGTGGGTCTAAAACAGATACTGGACTGCACTGTTCCTTATCTTCCTCTTCTTCCCCTGATTGGAATTTGTTGACGCCATCAgcaccattaatttttttgtcctataaaaaaaattcacaaccaCCATAGTTAGAATATTGTCCTAATTGGGGTAGTTAAGACAAGTCCCTAATCATTCTTATAATGCCCATGGATTTAGACTCTACACTTGCTTCATAATTgggtggttgttgttgttgacttttttttttttttggttttggttaCTTCCCACACGAATTAATTAATGTGAACAAAAAATACAAAGGAGAAACTATTTTTCTAGAAATCGAATGTCGGGGTCCAATAATTCCAATAGAACAAACAAAAACACGattgtcttgttttttttttttaaaaaaaaggaattcaTTTACCGAATAACCCCAAAAAGTAAAATTGTAATAGAAGGGAAATCGAGAAGATTGCGTGGCAGACACCTGAACGAAAAAAACAAGTGACAAAATCCACGAATCCAATTAAACCACTGAATTTAAATTGACCTACGTGACCCTCTCATAGAGAGATCTTTAACATATTAGGGGAAAATGGCGGGGTAAAATTGTCATTGTAAATAAAGTTCCGGCAAAATTTGCAGACCCGAATCAAGATCCTATTTGCCGACAAAAAAGAATACACCACGCGACGATCACGGTTAACTCACGAGCTTAACTCGGGTGCTCCAACTCACCAGAGTCAAACCAGCGAGTTGAATCCAGTGGCAATAAAAACCAGCTGAATTCCTACAAATTAAAATGTACTGAATTCTTACAATTTATCATTAGTAattgtaaaatgtaaattaaatgTACAAGAACATGTTCAcatttaatcacataatgagaTAGCAGATGGTCCAAGTGACGAGATAAAACTCTCTGACAatttatctcaaaataatttttttgtcattcgttaaaatttattgattctACAGTATACAAAATGTACTtacaatatgtaaattattagcGAAATtcgttaaatttaataaatattcataattttttaaactttagttTATtcgataataaaaaattattttaaaaaatatatattattaatataaaataatcatctCACAGATCATattaatactaatttttattaattaatagtataaaaataatagattaataataattattaaaattttaaaattataaagttgaCTTCACGGAGTAAAATCTTTCgctaatattaacaaaattaaacagtAACAtttataagaagaagaagaaatcattAAACTCTACTCTTATTGTGAAAGTTATTGCGGTAAATTAAAAtgaagtaataaataaaaatattattcttattatttattgcTATCATTATGGGAAAGGGCAAACCTCAGTTTTGCGGCGACATGGAGACGCAGCCGGCGAAGAAAAATCCGGGGTGTGGCGGCCGGAGTAGCCGGGGCTGCGTTGGAGGGAGAAACGGAACGGGCTTTCACAGAAGAAGCCGTGATCATCATCGTCGTCAAAACAAGCAGAATCCGTAACATGTTTGCGTTTGTTGAGAAACTCAATCTCTTCAGCAACAGAGTCATCAAATGAGTGGCCACTACTAGAAGATTCCAAGTCCAACGATTTATCCTCGTTGCTCTCCGACCACACAGCACTGCTTGGCCTTCCGTTGCAGGAACAACTGAACCCGACCTCACAGGATCCCACCACAACAACATCGTCGTCGCTGTCTTTAACCTTAACAAGAACACCCTCTAATGTTTCCCTCTTTCGGTTGGTTAGTTTCTTGAAGAGCGAGCCGAAGATGCCCAAGGCGCTGTTTGGTTTGGGCTTCTTCGGTTTCGCGTTTTTGTTGTGGATTCTGAGGGCGGCTTCGAGGAGGAGCGACGCGGTTTTGGCGTTGGAGGGTCTGAGGAGGGGAGAAGTACTATTCTTTGGAGACAATAAGAGTGGGGATTTTGTGGCGTTTTGTAGGGAAGTGAGGAAGCATTTGTTAAGTGGGAAgtttgagtttttctttttcagttgtTGTTGTAAAGGGCTGTTTGGGGAAGGTCTTTTGAGCTGCCTGCGACGCTCCCAAATGTAGTGTTTCAGAAGGAAGGGTTCTTGATCCTCTTTAAGGAGCTCCCGCAAGTGCTTCTCCGCCATCGTGAAGTAGATTGAAGAAGAGGTTTCAGCTTTCAACTTTGTGAAGTGCTTTTTTGGGTACAGTACAaatataagagagagagagagagagagagagaaggaacgAGGAAGTTTGGTGATTCAAATCTAGAGGGGTTGGAAGAACGAGGTGAGAGGGTGAGTGAATGAAGTATGAACTGGTGATGAGCgagttattattaaataataatggaaTGGGGGATATACTATTCAGAATTTCATACgtgcacttttttcttttaagagagaaaagaaaaatattttgtgaaatgataaaaaaaaaagaaaaaagaaaaatggctGCAAATGCAAAATGGTTGGTGTGTGGTGTCCTGGTCTGAGACTCACACTCTAGGAGGAGGCTTCCTGTCGTCGCTACACGTCTAACGGGGAACCCTTTCACAGCAGCACACTCTTACACATTGACGTTAAATATATTAGGATTAGGGTTagactattattattttaatatatttatttacaattttttgggGGGTTTAAATGTCTGAAAGCGTAATTCATTATCAGTCAGGTATgtgaaaatgttaaaatttcaaaaagatgcttataaatataatttctttgaCGTTTTAATCTTGCAGTTAAAATACTTTCGTTAATATGCACCTACATATATGTTATTTGTCTACTTAGTAATTGACGATGAATGCAACCTGACAATCTTATGCCTTATGCATAGGTAGTTGTTGACGGTATATGTGTCAATCCGATTAGGGaccaaaatgataataattaaattatcacACTTTTCATTAGGATTGATTTAACATTTTAAGGGCTTAGAATGAACCATTTGACCGATATCCTTTATATACAAAAGTAATGTAAAGGCTCATAtacgttttaaaaaatacatttaaaaaccaaaaattaaaacttgaaaCCACACCAAAATGATCCTAAATTTGCTTTTTATAATtccttaatttcataaaatgcttttttAGTccctcctatatatatatatatatatataaaagttgttACAAACTGTACATTCAAACCGATAAAAATCAATTAGGAGCAACTAAAAAGTGCATGATTCGAAATTGAAAGACTAAGAAaagtaaattcaaattttgtgacaaaaacaacatttatccaaattaaaaaGACCAAAAATATATCTAAGTCTAGAGAAAAAAGGTTATGTCTTGACAATGTAAAATTACTGtcatctaattataaaatatcatataggataagtttatttacttttataaaatcatcttaaaagtcatattaacgataatttataattgaataataatataaaattattttaaattgtctGTGCATCATTATTAAATACTCAAGtctattgtaaaatataaacatatatgttccataaaaaaataaacatgttatttcattaaaataatatatttaattacatacAAATTTTTTCCTTTGCACAAAGTACacacaaatacaaaatattacatCCGAAtaaacttttacttttttttggaggaaatgaaatttttgttaactttaatgtttggatgagttgaaattaataattcaaaggtttttgaaaaaagtCGACAAAATTAAGTTATTATCAAAAGAATTGAAAACTGTTTCTCCCCTCAAGGATGATCTTGTTTGTCATCCACGTATACACCATCAATTGTCACATGTTATTCATAGTAAACCGTCACATAAGCATAAATATTAACTTTAATGAATGTCTTTTAATGGTAGGACTAAAGtgataataaattatactttcaaatacaaaatgattatttaacctttattaaatttatctttatttggTAACTTTAGTTTGAGTCAATTTAGATTCAACTTTCTTAGATAAGGTATTAGAATCAAAGCTTGTAAATGAGAATAACGTATTTAGAAAGAAAGACTTTACTAAAGATTGTGTTAGTCGATTACTATAGCaaagattaatatttaataaaattagaaaatattttacaattataacatggtaaaaagtattattttaaaattttaagaaaaagtaaaattatttaacttctttttatatatcattcatATGGAATTACAAAAattgtaaaagttaaaaatgaaataaatctaaatatttgttttttcaattctaataataataataatcaacgAGTCAGTGAGACAAGTTCACATATTAAAAACTCATTACTCAATTCATACATGAACAATTAAAATGGATTGGATCAAATTCTATTAAAACTTTCAAAATACTTAAGAGTTTGGGTCAAATAAAGTTTAAGTGTGACTCTTACTCATAAATTCCCTAGAAAATGGCAAAGTTAGGCAGTGAGGAAAGAGAAAGTAGCTTATTCTTTTAGCTTTCCATATCATCTCTTGTGAATAACCAATTTTACCCAGAAGaatattttgatctttttaaaatattaactaaatataaaaaataagaggtGGTTAAAAGAGGATATCAGGACATCAGAAAATATCTTTAGATACAAAAAGAATATTTTCTTAGAAGACAATGGTTCAATTAAAAAAGTGAAGAGTCAAAAGAGATCAGTTGATTGCGTGACTGATAGATAATGGATAATGGAGAGAAATAAGTGGATAAATGAGATTAAGTGGTTACAACAAAAACATAGAAGATGTTTATAAAAATCACACTTACATAACGAAAAAAGAAGACTATGATGAGCAAAGCAAAAAATTCTCTTTTGTGCAAACCTGCTACACATTGGCAAAATTCCATACGTTTTAGACAAGTGAAAATTCACCTTTAGAGGTTTTTcatcatttcatttattttatcctttttttcttttgtaatacATAGAAATAGAAATGTATATGACATTTGTTGATGAATGTAAGATACATaattctctcactctctctttgTGTTTTCCTTTACTTTTATCATGTTCGCGTCTTTGCAATTGAAGTTGTGTccaacattcatttttttttcaattcattcttcgTCTTACATGTAACGTGATGTGGGTCAGTTAGTGTAATGTGGCATTATTTGTTTGTGTACATAGGAGTAGCAAATAGGATATTAGGAAGGctagttttggttttaaattttttttctctcttttgttctttttttaatatttgtttcattttgtgcTTTGATATGTGCATGACGTGTTACTTATCAAGGACCTCAATGCTTAGGAGTTCTACTTTGGTTTCTAGCttgtttatttatgaaataataagaaaagatcAAAACTGTACATTGTTTTATtggatttttttgtgtgtagtcATTATGTTTCGTTAGTTCATtgcaacatttaaaaaaaaattctcttttgTTCCTTTTGATTAATTCatattgtttataatatttgcaatatcaaataaaaaataatctctttTTACTTCATGCAATGGTTTGATAATGTTAATTGATagcaattttatctttaatgttTTCAAATCATAAGAGTTTATAGAATAACCATTTGNNNNNNNNNNNNNNNNNNNNNNNNNNNNNNNNNNNNNNNNNNNNNNNNNNNNNNNNNNNNNNNNNNNNNNNNNNNNNNNNNNNNNNNNNNNNNNNNNNNNNNNNNNNNNNNNNNNNNNNNNNNNNNNNNNNNNNNNNNNNNNNNNNNNNNNNNNNNNNNNNNNNNNNNNNNNNNNNNNNNNNNNNNNNNNNNNNNNNNNNNNNNNNNNNNNNNNNNNNNNNNNNNNNNNNNNNNNNNNNNNNNNNNNNNNNNNNNNNNNNNNNNNNNNNNNNNNNNNNNNNNNNNNNNNNNNNNNNNNNNNNNNNNNNNNNNNNNNNNNNNNNNNNNNNNNNNNNNNNNNNNN of the Glycine max cultivar Williams 82 chromosome 13, Glycine_max_v4.0, whole genome shotgun sequence genome contains:
- the LOC100782984 gene encoding uncharacterized protein translates to MAEKHLRELLKEDQEPFLLKHYIWERRRQLKRPSPNSPLQQQLKKKNSNFPLNKCFLTSLQNATKSPLLLSPKNSTSPLLRPSNAKTASLLLEAALRIHNKNAKPKKPKPNSALGIFGSLFKKLTNRKRETLEGVLVKVKDSDDDVVVVGSCEVGFSCSCNGRPSSAVWSESNEDKSLDLESSSSGHSFDDSVAEEIEFLNKRKHVTDSACFDDDDDHGFFCESPFRFSLQRSPGYSGRHTPDFSSPAASPCRRKTEDKKINGADGVNKFQSGEEEEDKEQCSPVSVLDPPFDDDDDGHDDDHEGDGFDLDCSYANVQRTKQHLLNRLRRFEKLAELDPVELEKRMLDQDREYKTFTEEDDDCEDGDSETACKENALRGELMFEILCHSSVEDTQQQTPEDLKRLVYDLIKEEEREVNNSSDMVIRRVLRRLELWKEVESNTIDMMIEEDFSREQCRWKKNAEHTSELAVELELAIFCFLVEELSEELVC